A region of the Lachancea thermotolerans CBS 6340 chromosome E complete sequence genome:
TATGCTTTCGTCCATGGAGCAGGAACATAGTATGTTGCCTTTGAAAGTGTATTTAAGGGAAGTGACAGGCGCTGTGTGCCCTACCAACCGATGTAACTCACCAAAAACCAAATGTGTAATTATTATTGTAAAGTCGTCCGAGGCCGTTGCAATACACTGCGAGTCCGGTGACCAGCACATGTCTGACAGTGGCTGGGAATGGAGCGTCGGCACAACTGTAGAAGACATGTTAATTGTATCATACAGGACTATGTCTGTGCCCTCGCAGACAGCAACGTGTTTTCCGTCGGGTGATATTTTGGCTGACGTAAAAAGTACATTACCGCTTCCAGGAGGTCTGAGAGTGCAATTCAGCTGCAATTGGCCCATTAGCGCACAGATGAAGTACTTGCTTTGTTATTAAATCCAAACCTAAGGCATCGCGAATAGAGCACTCATCAATTAATATCGTACATAAGCACTTCATTAGAAGTGTCTTGTATAAGAtgtgcttttgaaaagaatacAGCTCAGTGTTAACAGCCAGCTGCGACTATCCAAGAGTACCGTCCTCTATTGCCCTAAATTTGAATGTGAGAGATCTATTCTCGAGAACATTGTTTGTGGCTGTTGCCTTTTCGAGCCCGGGCCACAAAAGATTTGTGAATCCCAAAATAAAGAGAGCCCGAAGATTGAATAAGCCATTCATATATTCTCAATCACCAGCTGCGTGTCAAAACCGTTATTCACCATGTCTATAGTATGTCCCCGGAAACCTTGATACGTACGTAGTGATCATTTCTAGGGTGGCAAATTAACGAAAACAAACGCGCAGATTCCAATAAGATGCTGTCTTCCTTAAATCATAGATATTGCAGAAGTTCACAATCAATCATGAGCATTATACCAAGCAAATCCTACCAGTCAAGCGTTTCCTCTATTTCCAACAGCCATGCCGCGTCAAATGCCGCTCCAGCCCTCCCAGATGCCTTGAGGCACCAGGATGGCGGATCTGCGCCGCTGAGCTCACAATTGAATGGCAAACACCCCCTAGAAAAATCCATCCAGAACTGGGATCAGACACAGCGTGAAAGAAATATGCAGCAATACAAACA
Encoded here:
- the UMP1 gene encoding Ump1p (similar to uniprot|P38293 Saccharomyces cerevisiae YBR173C UMP1 Short-lived chaperone required for correct maturation of the 20S proteasome degraded by proteasome upon completion of its assembly involved in ubiquitin-mediated proteolysis mutant defective in degradation of short-lived proteins), translating into MLSSLNHRYCRSSQSIMSIIPSKSYQSSVSSISNSHAASNAAPALPDALRHQDGGSAPLSSQLNGKHPLEKSIQNWDQTQRERNMQQYKQVFGVAEPLRREMELQIVQNSDFNPLSSLTNGSSIHRDILLNKEASVDWEDIYPGTGLTGGVNLGADVHGSIEKQLGL